The Apostichopus japonicus isolate 1M-3 chromosome 14, ASM3797524v1, whole genome shotgun sequence region ATGATACCTACATTGCATGTTACCTCTAGAGGTATAAAGCATAGATAGTCTTTGTAGCAGTGTAGTGCCCTCATTCCCATGCGTAGGAATTAAATTTAACAACTTGAGATAGGGTTCATGAGAAAATGTTGCAGAAGAAAACCACACTGAAACTGTCCTGAAATATTCGTAGCTATCTTTGTAATCTCCAACTGTGGGAATCTCCACTGGTAACTGGTCCCTCCAACAGCTTGCTATTCGAAGTGTTTTCCAGCCATTGGGCCCAGATATTCGACAATTAGGATAGTTGTGGTCAAAGCTAAATGAGATGTAAATGGTTAAATACCTCTGTCACTATAGGCTATGAGTTAATTCCATATTATATATTGCAGGTACAAACATCCATTATTGCTAAATAGCACGATGTGGTTTTTACTCCAAACTGCTAAACATTTGGAACTCAATCATCTCTGCAGGTATTTGTTTATAAGGGACAGTATGACTTTAAAAGTTCATTTGTAAAGTTGTGATATTACATGGACTATTAGAAACAACCATTACCTGGAGGTAATAGGTTTATTACAGTATAACTTTTAGATTTAGAGAACAACTTATGACAAGagttaccccctccccctctcccccacaaAAAAACCCACTCAGTTTTCAAAGGGTCTATGCTAGTGTAGTTCTTTAATAGCATGCAGACTAAATTGCAATATTTAGAAAAAATGCACTTTAATAGTACAATGGATGATAGTAAATGGGACCATGGTATCTTGATTTATTTGCAAGAGTTTTGCCCTTTACTTGTAAAAGTCATTTTTTTCTGACTGATTGAGCTGTCTTCAAAACAAaaagtttccattttttttgtctttttttttttttttgtggaagccaaaataaaatatactgTAGTGTAGATAAACCGAAAGTTGATCTGCACTCCTAACGTCTCTCTTTCCATATGGCCTTcgctaaaattctatttcaaatTCTCCTTTGTGCATGATTGCATGTGGTGCTGGGTGCGGTAAGCCACGTCCAGAAAAGACAGTTGAGAAAACAGCAAAGATATCATCTTCCATTCTCGGCACAATATAGTGGTTGTTGGTCGGCTTTGCTGGTTTCCTGATTATAAACTGTTGACGGTTTCCctgttttgttgtcattcatgGAGGATTATCACAGAAGTTATCATATCtatattattcattattcattgCACTATCCATTCATTTATCTATGGCTGATAGATAACGTATTTATTCAACAATCTGACGGCAGGGGCCAATTGGGATGGACTGAAATTGCacaaaagtaaatatttaatatttacctTATTACTCTCTTAATTACCCTATAGgagtacatacatatacaccCCAATGCACTGGCGTTATAAacaattggtaacatttttttgttttgcacttTGACTCCTTTTTGGTCCATGTCCTGTTCTTTTAGTCTGTTCCTGGCAATAATAATTACCCAAACTAGTTCAAACTCTTAGATCTCTGAGCCATGGACAAGGAGGAAAGATTTGTAACATATATTGCCTCAGCTCAGATCAAAGAAACTTTCTATGGTATTAAATTCTATAGAAATGCTTTGAAACTCATTTCTGAAAGGATAAAGTCTTCTGTTGAATGGAATTCCTATGAAGAAAAGGTCAAGTAAAGGTCAAGTAGCAAATTTGTCAGTTCAAGAGAACAGGACTCATAATTGCCTGAAGCCagtaatagaaaataaattaagaaaaagtcaGGGGCCAATAGTTTCTTtgtcaatttgattttttttttataatgttattaaaGTCAGTGCACTTTTCAGTGAAACTGTCTGATGAGACAATGTGTACTGATTCTGGTACCATCACATTGTAAAACCCAGACTCCAAGAAGATTATGACATACAGTACACTACTTTCCTGCAAGGAATATGCTGCAACCCAAGCGATAAGATTATCTTTTCTTATATGTCGGTACCCTTAGAGATGTTATCCTCAAAACCAGATTAAGTTTGTggctttctttgtgtttgtatatatggcGTGATTTTCGGGTTGTAAATGTAAGATTTTAACTCATTGTTAATTGCTCTATTTGAATATATCGCAAACGTTGATCATTTCGGTACTCAAACGTATTTAAACGATTAGAAGAAAATTCTAaaccttttaactttttttcgttcgtttacacgtgtaaacggcacagcCCTTACAAGAATTGCCCTGTTCACATTTCATTTGAACTATTTCATCACATAATTATTCTGATGTATGCTGTACTTGTTGCTCGCAGTGTTACAATATTTCCCCATTTGCATCAAAACTTTCGGTTGGGTGGGCTGTATCTGAAGTCAAAGATATTTTAGTTATATCGTACAGCAGTGTGCCACCTAGATAGTTAAAGTTTATCAATCAATTACCTTGGTTACGTACTTTCACTGCCTACCGTCACATTTCACAAGGTCTAGTGGTAAGTGGGAGCATTTTCTATGAAACtgttttatgaaagaaaagaatgagAAGACTTTAAGCAAGGCCAAGAATACTACACACAAGTTTTGACTCGAATACTCTTATATAACTTCAATCTCCCATAAGCTCAGGCACTGAGAGCCACAGGAAAATTACATCACTGGGTCTCCCCTTTGAAATCTCCAATTATTTCCTTATAATGGTATGTTATCAGTGAGATGAGTCAGGCAGTTTCACCTGAAACTTGTGACTGAAATTCCAAACTATTGGACAAATATATGTGGAACCGCTAAGTAGAGAGGGATGGAGAGATGTGCAGGTATTTAACCGCATTGCACATGTATACTAATACAGAAATACACATAGAACCACTACATGGAGGTATAGGTACGAAATACACATAGAACCACTACATAGAGATATAGGTAAGAAATACACATAGAACCACTACATAGAGATATAGGTAAGAAATACACATAGAACCACTGCATAGAGATATAGGTAAGAAATACACATAGAACCACTACATAGAGATATAGGTAAGAAATACACATAGAACCAGTGCTACATGGAGCTATAGGTACGAAATACACATAGAACTACTACATAGAGATATAGGTATGTAGATGCACACATCTAACTAACAACTTCACACAGAATGTTGGTTTTGACATATAGATAGAAATGCACATGTATACTATTAAGAATGAGTACACATAGAACCGCAATAAAAtagagatagatatatataactGCACagatatcgatatatatatatatatatatatatatacatatatatatataatattccaTACCATAAATCAATGTTAACCTTAAGGCCGATGTTTATGACAGCCTTGtttgaaatgtaaattttgaGTGATGTTAGTGTTTGGTGGAGGtcacaaaatttgtttttcatcatCCGCAGTCCTGTCTTTCTGAAACTGGTACTTGAATAGCAATCGTCTACAGACCTTGTGGCGCCACTGATTTCAaacttcaaaaataatatccaaTAACAATTTTGAGATATTACTTTAGCATGTTTATCATATAATACCAACTTTAAATTTGGTGAGTTTGTTGTATGTTGGTCTAGTACCATTTGTTCAACCATTTGAGTCTGTTGACCTCTATTTGACCCAGTCATTTGACCTGGATAAGTCATTTTCATGTAGTGGACTGGGATTTTGTCCACTTTGGCATCCCAAAGACAGGATATGAGTCACCTAATCATAGGGTGGGAAAAACTCATCTTGGCCCATTGTTCTGCTCCCATGTTAATGTAGTTCATCTAAAGTAAATTAAGTTTTATGGcttattgtttatttttagaGTATTTTAGTTGTTTCACCTTTAAAATTGTATACCTCACgttgacctactgtacagtaagaaGGCTGATTTGTGTTTTAGTATATAAAACTTGAAAGTTACTACGCTCGGTGAATTGTCCAAGTACTTGTGGAGCATGCTTTCTTTCTATGTTCACTCCTGTACCAGACATCACAGAGAGCCCACCCTTTTGTTTTATAAGTGTACATTGCAGTAtgcatttgttttaatttggaGGCGTTTTTCTTGAAGCTGATTATTACTGAAGTGGAATGAAGTAATTAGATGTTGAGGCCACTGAAGATACTTGGTATTGAGTAGATCCTGGTGTTTGACTGAAGCTGTTCTTCTGTGGTTCTGGGATTCTGTTCTTCGGGGAAGAATGTTCAAAGAGTTGTTGTTGTCTTTTATTTGACTGGTCCACATGCCCACTCTCACCATCGTTCAAGGCCCAGTACATTTCATTAAGTATCGTCAAGTGGCTGTTATCGCACTACAACTGGTATCCAGGCAAATTCTGTTCTCAGACAATTGTCCTTAAGATGTCTCAGTTAGACTCTTTAAATTGATAGGAATTGTTAAGTTAGTAATTAATTTTCTAATGTTATTAGGTCAACTTGGTGTGTAAGACTAATAATTAAAGACCTAGTTTATAGCCTAAAGATGTcttagaatgcaccatttgatataatttttttctctgaggggggggggggaggactcTCCAATACCCCGTGCATGGGATTTGACTTCTATGACCATTAGGCCACATCCCCTCTCACTTTGATGAAACATTTGTATGTGTACAGTAAGTGTTTCTGTGTTTACAGATTCTTACTTGTGATGTGTTTTGTGGCTTTTCATGAGCCTCAAAAAGTGGTCCATCACTTTCAGGAAGGATTAATGAGGCAAACCGTGGGGTAGGATGAAGACAGGTTAGCCCACTAGGTTTGTAGTAGATTAGTGTAGACACAACTAGAGAGTACACAGAAGGTCCACCACTGGGGTATTATTAAAGTAATTGAGACCAACATAAACAGCCTCACTGCCTCAGACCagttactttttttcttctatagCAAGTCAAATTCGATCTTTCACGTAAATTTCCGGCAACATTTGTAAGCTGTCTCACAGAGACGTGGACGCTTTTGTCGTTAGCAATCAGAGAGTAACCCTGTTGTAGTCGCACTAGTGTGTGTTATGTATCACCAGCtgaatatatgttttataataatTGTGGAATAAAATGTTACCATCATAATGAGAATCAATCACATAGGCCTGAATGAACTGGCAACAACTCTGCAAAGCTTCAAATAAGCTAGAATTCTCGAAGGAATTAGACCAAACAGAGCTACGTTTCCGGCAAGGTAATGAACCAGAGTAGTAACATGGAGTGGTCAAAATGACATTTCAGtgaccctacccccccccttgTAGGGAACACAGGGACATCAGGCTAAATTGTATGAGATTGCTAATGCCAACACATTTTGCCTAGTTAGTAGTTAATATATCTGGTGTCATGAGTGTCAGACACACCCACAGCTTTAAGATGTACAGCAGTgacaaaaagttgaaaaattgcttaatttaaaaaaaaaaggaaattcaaGCAAGATTCACTTTCATCTTTTGGACCTTTAAGAGATAAACACAAAATGACAGAAACAAACTGGAATCGGAGAATATTCCTGACAAAGAAGTTTTCTTTTACATGTATTCTGCAAATTGTAACTTGGCTTTGATATGTAAAATGGAGATACTGTAACATGGAGTTACCTCTGAGTAGTACCCAAAACCCACTGCCCTTTCTGGTTCAGGTAAATCATCGAGTGACGATAACTTAACGTTAGAAATGTTGTATAATTTAATGTCCATAATTATTCATTGCTTTTATACAGCTTAATGGTGACAAACCATCCTTTCATTGCAATCCAGACTTATGTCAACAAGGTCTGATCATGTTAGGCACATTCAGGCCCAACAGAGAACTGATCTGGAACCAGTTTGAAAGTTTGCAGGACATGGAGGATAGATTCCGACAACTCTTGGTGACGAGAGATCCATCCTTGGATGCCGGGATGGCCTTCGTTCAGTGTGGAGCTGACGAGGTTGTCTTTGAAGATGTGAGGGGTTTCGAGGATAGTGAAGCCATGGCAAGGTACAATGCCTTATACAACGAGGAAGAGTATGTCATGTACCAGGAGACGTCGCAATACTACAAGGAAAACGGCCGTTCGACACAGCTGTTGATATTTCCCAACGCCACAAAGGTTATACCTCATTCCGTGCAGAGACATGGAAAGTTAAACATTAACATATTGTTCCTAGATTCAGTTTCTCATAGTCACTTTTTCAGAATGCTACCTCTGACAATCGAACAACTTGGGAAAATGGACAAGAGCAAGGATAACCTGGTGTTTAATTTTGAGCTCATGCAATCTTTGAAAGGTAGGACGTTTGAGAACCAGCAAGCACTCCTCTCCGGTCTGATCTCCGGCAGTGAGGGGTCGTTGAAGGCCCGGGTCATGTTCGGCGCCTACAAGAAAAACGGCTACAACGTGACGTGGAATGAAGATCTCTGTTGGACGTGGGAGTGGGGTCTCTCGAGAAATTTTGGGTTCGACAAAACTCCCTTGAAGGACCGCTGGGACGCCCTGAGGCGAGCTACGGAGAAGAACTCCATTGATGACATCGGCGCGAGCCTCGCCTCCTGCGAGATCTTGAATTTCAACGGAAAGAACGATCCATTCCACGGGTTAAAGAGAGTGTGCTACAACGGCAGGCCCCACCACTGGTACATCTTGGAGTATATGAAACAGATGCAGTCCCTCATGAGCAGAGCGAACAGGCCGTATTTTCAATTTACGGAACTCAACGTAGGGCACGACGAACATGGCCTGCGGATCAAGTCGTTGGACAGAGACTTACAGGAATATTTAGAGTATCTGTCCACCGTTGAGGACACGCTGACGATCATCTTCTCGGACCACGGCAACACTTACACAAAGTTTGCTTCTTCTACGGAGGAAGGCCGCATCGAGATGTTTCATCCTGTGATGTTTTTCGTAGCGCCAAAGAATTTTGTGGACTTTGTGGGGCGTAGAGAATTGAAGACTCTATCCGTCAACCAACACAGGCTCGTCAGTCTATTGGACGTCCATAGTATGCTAATGTCTTTCGTTAATGGCACAAGGTCTGGTGACAGACGCGGCCTATCCGACTACGATGTCACAGAGAGAGGTTTGCTGGAGGTAATCTCGCCCTCCAGGACGTGTCACTCCATACCGCTGTATCCGAACACCAGGTGTATCTGTAAGGCAGAGACCGTCAACACCACCTACAGGTCTAGTCAGTTACTATTAGCGGACTTTGCCCTCGGTACACTCAACAACCTGATACAGGAGCAATATCGTCAAGCCTTGCCCCGCAGTAATCGGACGTTTGGATCTTGCCAAAAACTGCAAGGGATCTCCATCCAAGGTGTCAGTGGGCGACTAGGAAGAGTAAGTACATGTTTCACCCCAGTAGTCGATGGAGTTAGatttttaaccccccccccctgtaaaGTAATATCTTATTTGGAATGTGTGGTACTATATTGGTATGGATGCTTTGCTTTGGGCAGGGAGGGTTAAGGACCACTTTGTACAGTCTTTGTACTGCCTTGTCTTTACTCTGTGAAGGTGTGCTCTGATTCTCTTGCCAACCTCTTCCATTTACTCTCTTACCTAGCAAGATTTTGGGGAATCTTATTATTTTAAAGCATTATCAAGTTGTAGCTAAAGTATGGTTGGGAAGCGGGTTGACATCGTATCTGGTTTAAATGCGGTGTTGTGTTTTAGTGTGAGAAAAACATTTGGGTAATTTTGTCAGAACTGTGTTCATCCCAATATCAGGTTGATATCAACTTGTAAGTGTCCTCTGcatccctcacccccccctcctccctcactCCCTGTCCCTGCCCCTCCTACTTTAGGTAAACTGTCCTCTTCTTAAAACTACTGGAAGTTACTTTCTCTCTTGTTGTTCTCTTTCTTTTAGCGAAATGCAACTCAACTAGAAATGCAAGTCATCACACAGTCGGGCTTTCCGTTTAAAGACCAGCAGGAGATCTTTGCTTTCACCGTCGATATTTTATGGAACAACAGGACGACTTTCAACGTTTCGGGTTACGAGCGCATCAGCCGCTTCAGCAAGTATGAAAAATGCGCCGATACGGGAGTGGAAAAGCGACTGTGCGTGTGCGATCTCAGATCGAACCATTCATCTGCAAACCAGACGTTTTCGGCCAACGCTTATCCTCTCGTCTTCAATCAGTCGTCCGCTCCAAACAGAATCTCTAAGTGTCTGACAGTAATGGAACGAAGGCGACGAGCGGGTCTCGTCCTGGATGCCTTGAACCTCTGCAGCGACACTTCAGTGGAATTTGAGATAAGTCTGTCAGTCACAGAGAACGTTCTTTCATCTTCAAATATTCCAGCAGCGTTTATCCTTCATCCTCATCAGAATATCTTCCTGATAGCTTTCTTGGCCGTCGATAAAACAGATCGGTGGGCAGTTAAATATTCTGTAAATATTACAATGACTAGATGATATTGGAAGTAAGACTTCCAATATTTGAAGTAAGATGATATTGGAAATAAGACTTTATCAGTAGTGTGATTTTCACCCAGTTAATTGTTGCATGTTAACCAAAGTGTtgataaatgataaatgaataaatttaacaactctataagaaagaaaaaaagttcttTTAAAGGTCTGCTGAATTGGACTCAGATTGAAGGGGACTGAAATTTTGCAATAGTTTCGAAAAGTACTTAGCTGCAGGACCTACTGTATGCATCTAGCTTCTTTCAAGACATTGGAAAGGACCAAAGATATGAATGGTTGCAAATATCTCTGTGTTTATTGTATTTCTAACATACCTGGAGGCTATGGAGATTAACCCTGGAAGATAATATTGTCAACAGGACCTCAAGCTTAACATCAAACTCAATTTACCATTCCAATATATGTGGCTATTAAAGTCATATTATTTTCAACGGTtgtgtttctgttttctttcttttcttttggcaATACATGTGGTGAACTGTTTAGCCTTTCTGCTTAATTTGGTAGTTGCACCATTTTGactatttgaaattgttttttttttttttttttttttgagaataTGACGTgtttatgtatacatgtatcaaaatatgatttgttattttcttataAATATATTGCTGAATTAATTAATAGATAAAACTATTAAAGAAAATAGCAAATTATGTTAAATTGATACCTATGCTGATAAAAAATGTTGTTAATGATTCAATAATTTGGTTTTCCTTACAGCTAATTTAACATACATTGTTTTCAAAAGAGTATATGTATCAAAAGGAGAAGTTTTTTCATGATTAAGtctacatatttttttcttcttaatgtGACCAGATTGGACTGTAAATTAAGGTCCTGAAAGTGACAcaagtataaatatattaatatgattatttttgatCAGTGATATAAATTGGCCTAACTTAATGTCATACAACTCTGTGTGATCTCTATGTTAGTTGTATTCAAATCCTTGAGTATGCAGTAGTTTTACTTTTGATTTCTCAGTCATGCTGAACTTTCTTTCTACTACAATCAGGCATGATGAAAGCGGGGGTGGGGCTGGGGGACATTAGGGGCTGCTCTCCATGGGCATGGGGTAAAAAGAGGCTTGGGAAGATTAGGAGGAGCCCGAGAAAATATGTTTTCAGGATCAGTATAACAGGGGCATAGTGACATAATAGCCTACAGGGCCCAAGCTGGTTCTTGATCACTGAACTGACTACAGTAGGTTTGATACAGTAGTACAAATTGAATATgattttttgtgtgtttaaGAAGCCTGTAAGGATGATGTGCTGTAGAAAAAGCATGTAGGCCTACGCTCGTACTTTATGGTGtggtcaaaatattaaaatcttaCAGATATAGTAGGATGATAAGTTGATGAAGTGTTCACTTTGAGCAATTTAACGAGCGTCTGAAGAAATGCCTTAATAATCACATACGAATCATGTGTGTTAACAAAACGTTCAATTTATtgaatgccaaaaaaaaaaattaataaaaataaaattccgAAAATGTTCAATGACCACCAACTGTTGTGTTAGCTAATGCTTCAATGATTTTTGTCAAAACTATATTGGAACATAAATTTCATGTAATTTTCAGGAATTTTCAGAATCCTAAGAATTCAATTAATTGGGATAATTACTGTTTCCATGTTTCAAGTAACTTACAGCTCATTACAATCCCTTGTATTTATAACATACTTTAACCATTGTATGGCACCTTAATATTTTAACAACTTTGGTGAGTAGAAgcaaaatagagaaaaaaacgATCCATGAGAAAAAATAGAAAGGGAATGCAGATCTCAAATCTTGCGACGACCAACAAAATCACACTTTTCTCAAGAATTCTTAAAACGTTGCAAACTTTATATTGACAGCTCTTAATATGACGTCAAGGGAgcatgtttgtatttcattcGTCTTTCTCATTGAGGAATTGTGAATGTAAGTTTTGCAAAGAGCTTTCTCATTGTATCGTccacatatataattatattaaaaatttcAATAATTGCTTCATTACTCTAGAGattctgaaataaataaataaaagaaagtgCAAGTGACTTTCTGTTCTATTAAATTTATGTCTTTGATAGAAATATTTCGTGCAAATTGatagagaattttttttacctttttgatAGAGACATTGTTCATCTTTGATAGAGATATTGGATGTCTTTGTGAGAAATTTTAGGTAATTGATAGAAATATTTTATGTCTTTGATAGATATATTTTACGTCTTTCCTGGAGATATTTTGTGTCTTTGATATGTAGATATAATGCTTTTGATGCCACTCGTGCCTTGATGTAACTGCATTATTTTCCATTTACTGAGGGAGAGGCTCGTATGCCGGTGCGGGCTCTACACCGGTTTCTGTGTGAAGGAAGTGAGCTGAAGATAACCTCTGGGAACTAACCCGAAGAGAGTGTTAATAGTCTGTTGTGAGAATCATTGGACCTTTTTGTGGCTGACAGTGACTCTGAGAGACAGACTCTTTAGCATCTCACTAGGTTTACTACTAAAATGGAAAAAAGGTCTGTAAGACAGTTGCCTTAGCATAGCCTTAGGCATAAAGTGTTTAGCATATAGCCAGTATATAATTTCATACTGTTAATATCCTTCATTTGGAGAGGGGAAAAACTCCTTTTTGCAATGCTGTTAACAGAGATGCCAAGGTCAGATGTTTTTTAGGCGGGTGAAAATTGTCTGGTGCTGTTGGTTACGtacaccatctaagcggagagccaccatgggttggcgcgaagcgtacaagaaaattttgggatcttaCGGCCCCTCAGACGGCCGGAAACATCACTTCCCGGGTCATCTAAGCTGAATCTATACTGTCTCCATATTTGTattgtgtctatttttttttcattccagagGAAAAATAtcttgaattaaaaaaaatctctgaaatTTTGCACTGTGTCCTCAATACTTGAGATGGGGGCCAAGGGGTTAGAGGTGGAAAATGACGACGGAGCGCAACCACCGGTTTGGCGTGCATAGCGTACAATCAGGGAAATCATTGTCGTATGACAGACCCGGCCCTGATCGCGGCAGGAAACAGCACTTCCTGTATTTTGGGGCAGTAGCACTGAGCTGAATTTGAATGTGATATTCCAAATTCCTAAGGAACTGAACTCCTCCCGGCCGGAGTACTCCAGCATGGGGTACTACAGCTACCGGTAGTTTCTGGCAGTAGCGCGCGTACTTCGTTCGGTTGCATTCAATGACTTCGCAGACGCTGTAGCGTTTACGTGTGTCGTAACGGTATTATTTTTCAAGAATCGTATAGGTAACGTTGCTTTCAGCCGGGCATATTTAGCTTTGAGTAATTTCCGATCCTGGCGGTTCTGAGATAATTCGCATTTTGGtgtgatgaaatgaatttcacgctagcaatgatacactttcacaggaaaaactctgtgggcctacaatgcgggagattcttcaaaaatgcGGGAGTTTTGGGGAAAATGCGGGAGATTCGGACAGGTGGGCGGGTGAGCGGAGGACGACCCGAAAATGCGGGTGACACCCGCCCAAAGCGGGTGACTTGGCAGCACTGTGTTAATGATGGTCGatacaaaagaaacattaatCAAAACTAAAATGAACGTTAACGTtaagaagaaggaaaaacacCAGAAAAGGTCATACAAAATATTGTAGTTGTTTGAAGCAAATGATTTAAACAGCTAGTATATTTTGTTCATAATTATATAACCTAAGTATAGTTATACATTTGTTCTATAATTTATGGAGTGACATTCATATACAAGGGAAAtgggaaaatttgaattcaatttttttttatcgactTTGTGTACGCTACATTCCTTTGGCATCTTATCAGATATTGTGTCAGgcagggttatagccacgccggccggcggcggccggtggtaaccgccactcacgcctgccggccggcattggaagtgaataaacagtccaccggccggcacaaaaaatagtaaaatgcttgtgaaatacaacaaaagtaacaaatttatctttcccttgccgtaaaacatgataataacgtcagctttttctgttatttaccttaagcgggcccctggacccccggccgtgagatgcgagagcttcgctcgctacgcttcgcaaatttatttaaccagcactcacaatctcctagctataaccctggtGTCAGGGTTTAGTTAACACTTTTACTTAGTCTGGCAAAATAAAACATGCACTAGGCTGGTTGAAAGTATATACACTATGGCGCGCCGTTTGCACTTGTCGTCGCAGAAACTTACGTTATTGTCGCGGAAACTAAGGTTGCCGTCCTGGTTACTTCTGTGGTCGTCGCGGAAACTCAGATTGCCGTCGCGGAAATGTAATTTGAGGTTGAACCCTTGTAAATATTGTATCTCGACTGATGAAACAA contains the following coding sequences:
- the LOC139979636 gene encoding uncharacterized protein, which produces MPWVVFVPVMKRKSKQLKSLSWRIRALLPLIVLVIIFLVAFQGCLFWFETAKQTDVKKQNSEELHRGYALSRTPTPVAPPSCSVPKFRDDGFVDDTVQCRRTAPTASSCKKAKEIYDNVEKVECVGHKEICTLKLNGDKPSFHCNPDLCQQGLIMLGTFRPNRELIWNQFESLQDMEDRFRQLLVTRDPSLDAGMAFVQCGADEVVFEDVRGFEDSEAMARYNALYNEEEYVMYQETSQYYKENGRSTQLLIFPNATKVIPHSVQRHGKLNINILFLDSVSHSHFFRMLPLTIEQLGKMDKSKDNLVFNFELMQSLKGRTFENQQALLSGLISGSEGSLKARVMFGAYKKNGYNVTWNEDLCWTWEWGLSRNFGFDKTPLKDRWDALRRATEKNSIDDIGASLASCEILNFNGKNDPFHGLKRVCYNGRPHHWYILEYMKQMQSLMSRANRPYFQFTELNVGHDEHGLRIKSLDRDLQEYLEYLSTVEDTLTIIFSDHGNTYTKFASSTEEGRIEMFHPVMFFVAPKNFVDFVGRRELKTLSVNQHRLVSLLDVHSMLMSFVNGTRSGDRRGLSDYDVTERGLLEVISPSRTCHSIPLYPNTRCICKAETVNTTYRSSQLLLADFALGTLNNLIQEQYRQALPRSNRTFGSCQKLQGISIQGVSGRLGRRNATQLEMQVITQSGFPFKDQQEIFAFTVDILWNNRTTFNVSGYERISRFSKYEKCADTGVEKRLCVCDLRSNHSSANQTFSANAYPLVFNQSSAPNRISKCLTVMERRRRAGLVLDALNLCSDTSVEFEISLSVTENVLSSSNIPAAFILHPHQNIFLIAFLAVDKTDRWAVKYSVNITMTR